A single region of the Mercenaria mercenaria strain notata chromosome 6, MADL_Memer_1, whole genome shotgun sequence genome encodes:
- the LOC123548933 gene encoding low-density lipoprotein receptor-related protein 12-like, protein MDKKGLFFVALMCVCSRRSWASSERFYMEDECGGLIDMDARDLESIRVEMTKYQLYHNALDCVLRVKAPKNKRFEVKILKNNIERSENCTKDFLQIYDGPELINDVLPGLDRRVCSSSSLRHSYASAGDYITIRFKSNPTEALDGFRLLITAFRTDPGDECYSNEFQCKSTRRCISDALVCDRFDDCSDSSDECDLPTPAIIGIAVGAVVAFLIIVGILLCICCLRKKRVRTGSTKHLNRHDSSDGAATPSEEPEITDSHYYRPKSYHQPVHTIPSSQPAFTVNGPYYTYNKPEVVGNTRHVWITAPPDVTYLSTYN, encoded by the exons ATGGATAAAAAGGGATTATTTTTCGTCGCATTAATGTGTGTTTGCTCTCGTAGAAGCTGGGCATCTTCTGAAAGAT TTTACATGGAAGATGAATGCGGTGGGCTGATAGATATGGATGCACGAGATCTCGAAAGTATCAGGGTGGAAATGACCAAATACCAG CTTTACCATAACGCACTGGATTGTGTACTTCGAGTGAAAGCCCCTAAAAACAAACGATTCGAAGTGAAGATATTAAAGAACAACATAGAACGAAGTGAGAATTGCACTAAAGACTTTCTGCAGATATATGATGGACCGGAACTCATTAATGACGTCTTACCAG GCCTAGATAGACGTGTGTGCTCTTCCTCTTCCTTACGCCACAGTTACGCTTCAGCCGGCGACTATATTACAATCAGGTTCAAAAGTAACCCGACAGAAGCGTTGGATGGATTTCGGCTTCTTATTACAGCTTTCAGAACAG ACCCAGGCGATGAATGTTACAGTAACGAGTTTCAGTGCAAATCCACCAGGCGTTGCATTTCCGATGCTCTCGTCTGCGACCGGTTCGATGATTGTTCCGACTCCAGTGACGAATGTGATCTGCCTACCCCAGCCATTATTGGAATAGCAGTGGGTGCGGTTGTGGCCTTTCTTATCATCGTTGGAATCCTACTCTGTATCTGCTGTCTAAGAAAGAAGCGCGTCAGAACCGGAAGTACCAAGCATTTGAACCGACATGACTCATCG GATGGTGCGGCAACCCCTTCTGAAGAACCAGAGATTACCGACAGCCACTATTACAGGCCAAAGTCTTACCACCAACCAGTGCACACTATTCCATCCAGTCAGCCGGCGTTCACAGTGAATGGACCATACTACACATACAACAAACCGGAAGTTGTCGGTAACACACGCCATGTTTGGATCACAGCACCACCGGATGTGACGTATCTTTCCACATACAATTGA
- the LOC123550138 gene encoding uncharacterized protein LOC123550138, whose amino-acid sequence MRRKDRDRTMLGTFSEGVRLPELIRQLDRFMITSEKKCAHDTLSSFDEELKKAEGKEIRRSDRMVADFTERLCNQSLSNEDLRTVLKIYQYHLHEVNILEDLYTNDSSENKKIADRSTEIHLPKISKSKLPLRPTALLDRVLDKHKMKEDIVIPTMVLKDKSSCRTSDRSAQSRESKHEHGEIQSKKKTLPHFNYEHGEGKGTRRNLPGQPELIRLLTDPEISLGGGGGGEVSHSGPDLNRTNSLLSLYGGTLSPPLIDKQKQRKPRKRRIVCKFCRRPPGDHQKWCIYYDFGKITEEPPLELSRSHTQDEIDLAKDTKTKDNIQELERSKTSLDEYMIRPDLPDYRPLHRDVYIRALADSRARLVMHRTNDFANQLTQPFVFSYFSKLNGPRYRRNKINGMKNIFGEKSTDFTEYYKLFVNEIKQGNS is encoded by the exons ATGAGGAGAAAGGATCGAGACCGAACTATGTTGGGTACGTTCTCGGAGGGTGTTCGACTCCCAGAGCTCATCAGGCAACTGGACCGTTTCATGATTACATCAGAAAAG AAATGTGCCCATGACACTCTTTCGTCGTTCGATGAGGAATTAAAGAAGGCAGAGGGAAAGGAAATTCGTAGGTCAGATCGTATGGTGGCAGATTTCACCGAGAGACTTTGCAACCAATCACTTTCTAACGAAGACCTGCGTACAGTATTGAAGATTTACCAGTACCATCTGCATGAGGTTAACATTCTAGAGGATTTATATACAAATGATTcaagtgaaaataaaaagattgcGGACAGGTCCACTGAGATTCATCttccaaaaatttcaaaaagcaaGTTACCTTTGCGCCCGACGGCGTTATTAGACCGGGTGCTTGACAAACACAAAATGAAGGAGGATATAGTGATACCGACAATGGTGCTCAAGGACAAAAGTTCGTGCCGCACATCTGATAGAAGTGCACAGTCTAGGGAGAGTAAACATGAACATGGCGAAATTCAATCTAAAAAGAAAACTCTACCGCATTTCAACTATGAACATGGCGAAGGAAAGGGAACGCGGCGAAATTTACCCGGGCAACCAGAGCTCATTCGTCTGCTAACAGATCCGGAAATAAGTCtcggtggtggtggtggtggcgaGGTATCGCATTCAGGTCCTGACCTAAATAGAACGAACTCTTTGTTGTCACTTTATGGTGGAACATTGAGCCCTCCTTTAATTGATAAACAGAAACAAAGAAAACCGAGAAAACGCAGAATCGTCTGCAAATTTTGCAGACGACCTCCTGGTGATCATCAAAAGTGGTGCATTTATTATGATTTTGGAAAAATTACCGAAGAACCTCCATTAGAGTTGTCAAGATCCCACACGCAGGATGAAATCGACCTTGCTAAGGATACAAAAACTAAAGATAATATACAGGAACTTGAAAGATCAAAAACATCATTGGATGAATATATGATAAGGCCCGATCTACCGGACTACAGACCTCTTCACAGGGATGTTTATATTCGTGCGTTAGCTGATTCACGTGCGCGTCTAGTGATGCACAGAACGAACGACTTCGCGAACCAGTTGACACAACCCTTCGTGTTTTCATATTTCAGCAAATTAAATGGTCCTCGATATCGAAGGAATAAGATTAATGGAATGAAAAACATATTTGGTGAGAAAAGCACAGATTTTACGGAATATTATAAGTTGTTTGTAAATGAAATCAAACAGGGAAACAGTTAA
- the LOC123550504 gene encoding uncharacterized protein LOC123550504, with protein MDVKICIYFLAVVIFSSTLQTLAIPEYFIEEHCSQTLALNHGNAESVKLRLTKSAKYLDGMRCAMRIQAPEGKRLVIRIENLDVDGSQEALCQGGDYLQFFDGPSESSIIHPDLPATVCQKPTMDYILTSGRFLVMRFVSNTDLNAGSGMRLVVTAFSNAPCTQDEFQCKTTAHCIRRSLQCDQQPSCPDATDESMPECLSTGAIVGISVACVVVVAAIVISVVVCCIVRERKRRARIIKVRQLLQTFRLENKLSNGHLSTTSSNGNTNSMKWLDKSTGYFD; from the exons ATGGACgtgaaaatttgcatttattttcttgCTGTGGTTATTTTTTCTAGTACACTACAAACGTTGGCTATACCAGAAT ACTTTATCGAGGAGCACTGTAGCCAGACGCTTGCTCTGAATCACGGAAATGCAGAATCTGTGAAACTGAGGCTGACAAAATCCGCTAAATATTTGGATGGCATGCGCTGTGCAATGCGGATACAAGCACCGGAAGGGAAACGTTTGGTAATTCGTATAGAAAATCTCGACGTTGATGGAAGCCAAGAAGCATTATGCCAAGGTGGAGATTACTTACAGTTCTTTGACGGCCCATCGGAGTCTTCAATCATACATCCTG ATTTGCCAGCAACCGTATGTCAAAAACCCACTATGGATTATATTTTAACATCCGGTAGATTTCTTGTGATGAGATTTGTCAGTAACACAGACTTGAACGCAGGGAGCGGAATGAGACTTGTTGTTACAGCCTTCAGTAACG CGCCGTGCACTCAAGATGAATTCCAATGCAAAACAACTGCACACTGCATCCGACGTTCATTACAGTGCGATCAGCAGCCCAGTTGTCCGGACGCTACAGACGAAAGCATGCCAGAATGCTTGTCTACTGGCGCTATTGTCGGAATATCAGTCGCCTGTGTTGTTGTTGTCGCAGCCATTGTCATTTCTGTTGTCGTCTGCTGCATTGTGCGCGAGCGCAAGAGACGCGCGAGGATTATTAAAGTAAGACAACTCTTACAAACATTTAGATTGGAAAATAAATTGAGTAATGGACATTTGAGCACAACTTCAAGCAATGGGAATACTAACAGCATGAAGTGGCTTGACAAGTCGACTGGATATTTTGACTAA
- the LOC123548932 gene encoding uncharacterized protein LOC123548932, translated as MFSQIPNFEMLENNTYEASGNKRSLFEDKNVVELLKEIQNDLLSKNDNDDFGLAELFEESQSGAKYSTSGVKSKAAKKRKKQQQKLRRLVVSRKTENNRRNFAQSFQELQNSQVVFDDSDIDSSITCPVCLEMYHMPRTCNPCGHIFCDPCLRRLTGQGSEGIPCPLCRTVIYSCELNKDFEYLSLTHPDIYRARAMLERHTKFRHYQLPYTAPVPLGKRLMRQLVASRNSQSDTRWMSHDWFKFLLGCTAGMCLSLLIMLYNRVKSVRDARDVNIVFLSILIGASVTFLIFKFMKI; from the exons ATGTTTTCACAGATTCCAAATTTTGAAATGTTGGAAAATAATACTTACGAAGCTTCTGGAAACAAAAGGTCATTGTTTGAAGATAAGAATGTGGTAGAATTACTGAAAGAAATACAGAATGATTTGCTCAGCAAAAATGACAACGACGATTTTGGACTTGCAGAGCTATTTGAGGAATCACAATCTGGTGCAAAATATT CTACCTCTGGTGTAAAAAGTAAAGCTGCCAAAAAGAGGAAGAAACAACAGCAGAAACTTAGGAGATTGGTAGTAAGTCGGAAGACGGAAAATAACAGACGAAATTTTGCTCAATCTTTCCAG gaATTACAGAATTCTCAAGTGGTTTTTGATGACAGTGATATTGATTCAAGCATCACATGCCCTGTATGTTTAGAAATGTACCACATGCCTAGAACGTGCAACCCGTGCGGTCACATATTCTGTGACCCATGTCTACGCAGATTGACTGGTCAAGGGTCAGAAGGTATTCCTTGTCCTTTATGCCGGACTGTCATCTACTCTTGCGAATTGAATAAAG ATTTTGAGTACCTGTCATTGACACATCCAGATATCTATAGGGCACGTGCAATGTTAGAACGGCATACCAAATTTCGTCACTACCAGTTGCCATATACAGCCCCAGTTCCACTCGGAAAAAGACTAATGCGTCAGCTGGTTGCCAGCAGGAACAGCCAATCAGATACAAGGTGGATGTCGCATGACTGGTTCAAATTTCTGTTGGGCTGCACGGCGGGAATGTGTTTATCTTTACTTATCATGTTATATAACCGCGTGAAGTCCGTGCGAGATGCCAGAGACGTTAATATTGTGTTTCTTTCAATACTCATAGGTGCATCAGTGACCTTCCTTATTTTTaagttcatgaagatatag